A genomic window from Candidatus Bathyarchaeum sp. includes:
- a CDS encoding cobalamin-dependent protein (Presence of a B(12) (cobalamin)-binding domain implies dependence on cobalamin itself, in one of its several forms, or in some unusual lineages, dependence on a cobalamin-like analog.): MSWLKSMMEKEPEESDNPIGIVVIGTLDPDVHLTPKEMVRKSLTKAEFKCYDVGKKAPAADFANKAKEVNADIIAVSINTAPAKNNIPALMQEIEAAGLKGKVVIMIGGAAVDEDDAEEIGALFGETREEAVAIAKKAMASK; the protein is encoded by the coding sequence ATGTCTTGGTTAAAATCTATGATGGAAAAAGAACCCGAAGAATCTGACAACCCAATTGGAATTGTAGTAATCGGAACACTTGACCCCGACGTACACTTAACCCCTAAAGAAATGGTAAGAAAATCACTCACCAAAGCCGAATTCAAATGCTACGACGTAGGCAAAAAAGCACCAGCAGCAGACTTTGCTAACAAAGCAAAAGAAGTTAATGCAGACATCATCGCAGTTTCAATCAACACTGCTCCAGCAAAAAACAACATCCCTGCACTAATGCAAGAAATTGAAGCCGCAGGCCTCAAAGGCAAAGTCGTAATCATGATCGGCGGCGCAGCAGTCGACGAAGACGACGCAGAAGAAATCGGTGCACTATTCGGCGAAACTCGAGAAGAAGCAGTAGCCATCGCCAAAAAAGCAATGGCATCCAAATAA
- a CDS encoding 4Fe-4S binding protein has protein sequence MSIKIDYVKCKECDDYTCVDCCAMAVLSIEDNVPAIVDMDACTLCGICEDLCQKKAITINRS, from the coding sequence ATGAGCATAAAAATTGACTATGTCAAATGCAAAGAATGCGACGATTACACTTGTGTTGATTGTTGTGCGATGGCCGTTTTAAGCATTGAAGACAACGTCCCAGCAATAGTTGACATGGACGCATGCACCTTGTGTGGAATCTGTGAAGACCTTTGCCAAAAAAAGGCAATAACCATTAACAGAAGCTAA
- the cobS gene encoding adenosylcobinamide-GDP ribazoletransferase, protein MLIIKGLKGLFGFLTILPIGMESMEALSKYFFLTPIVGIVLGALAGTFGYVVDMFLPQLICGFLVLVVLELLTGFHHMDGLLDFSDAAMARGDTKKRLEIMHDMYTGAAAVTSGVIVVVLGGLCFGSFSGLNIIKVAIVAETLAKESMVLMAYLGKKPSYKGSGHYVVEAMENKHAQAFASVILSAVVGFVLIGVWFAVVLAAMGICVWILTSFSNKTLESVTGDVMGATHEITRIVVLIVLIAVML, encoded by the coding sequence ATGTTGATAATCAAAGGATTGAAAGGATTATTTGGTTTTTTGACGATTCTGCCCATCGGAATGGAGTCCATGGAAGCTCTTTCCAAGTATTTTTTCCTGACCCCCATAGTAGGCATAGTTTTGGGTGCCCTTGCAGGAACCTTTGGTTATGTGGTGGACATGTTTTTGCCTCAACTGATTTGTGGTTTTCTTGTTTTGGTTGTTCTAGAACTGTTAACGGGTTTTCATCACATGGATGGGCTACTGGATTTTAGTGACGCCGCCATGGCACGTGGGGACACCAAGAAAAGATTAGAAATTATGCATGACATGTACACGGGTGCGGCTGCTGTTACGTCGGGGGTTATTGTTGTGGTTTTGGGGGGTTTGTGTTTTGGTAGTTTTTCAGGCTTGAATATTATAAAAGTTGCAATAGTTGCAGAAACCCTAGCAAAAGAAAGCATGGTCCTAATGGCGTACTTGGGCAAAAAGCCAAGTTACAAGGGTTCAGGTCATTACGTGGTAGAGGCCATGGAAAACAAGCATGCTCAAGCCTTTGCGTCCGTAATTCTTTCTGCTGTGGTTGGGTTTGTTTTGATTGGTGTCTGGTTTGCTGTTGTTTTGGCAGCCATGGGAATTTGTGTGTGGATTTTGACTAGCTTTTCTAACAAAACATTGGAAAGCGTCACAGGAGACGTTATGGGGGCAACCCATGAAATTACAAGAATTGTTGTTTTGATTGTGTTGATTGCTGTTATGTTGTAG
- a CDS encoding DUF1616 domain-containing protein: protein MTLLESVILDLLETEQPENVEQLVHLVQNQVDASLDEIKAEIKKLHKKGLVSLDEPTRPKLNFVQFLSAKNNYWFWIILAVSALSFVSIVFIPENQMPASYIRYIFAFVLVAFLPGYCLTKTLFPKQTTLDPIERITFSIGLSFALTTLMGLFLSFSSLGLTLSTTLPTLTLIVVILVVLALIRSYKAQ from the coding sequence ATGACACTGCTAGAATCTGTAATCTTGGATCTTTTGGAAACTGAACAACCCGAAAACGTGGAACAGCTAGTTCACTTAGTTCAAAACCAAGTTGACGCAAGCTTGGATGAAATCAAAGCCGAAATCAAAAAACTTCACAAAAAAGGATTGGTATCCCTTGACGAGCCAACTCGCCCCAAGCTGAACTTCGTGCAATTCCTTTCTGCAAAAAACAATTACTGGTTTTGGATTATCTTGGCTGTATCTGCTTTGTCTTTTGTTTCTATTGTTTTCATTCCCGAAAACCAAATGCCCGCATCTTACATACGATACATTTTCGCTTTTGTTCTAGTTGCATTCTTGCCTGGATACTGCTTAACAAAAACTTTGTTCCCCAAACAAACAACCCTTGACCCCATAGAAAGAATTACCTTCTCTATTGGACTGAGCTTTGCTTTAACGACCTTGATGGGGCTGTTTTTGAGCTTTAGCTCACTTGGATTAACTCTGTCAACAACCCTTCCTACTTTGACTTTAATTGTTGTTATTTTAGTAGTGTTGGCTTTGATCAGAAGTTACAAAGCACAATAA
- a CDS encoding adenosylcobinamide amidohydrolase yields the protein MKLETNIDSVEAKIQDNKLILKSKVPLKILSSAVLNGGTQEANCIVNVQVDESTGSDVDDEVHRDAKDYLLDETAKTGIPKDNVVAIMTAARMKNVEAITEKFHDLTLTTFVTAGAYFAATPGDEVASKQIAFPPKKWGTINTIMVIDANLTESCMVNAIVSATEAKASALRELDLRSRFSGEIATGTVTDGIVIACTKRGNPIKYAGSGTVMGELIGKSVKAALKSAIFKQENMYSNRLLTRRLEERGITVENLTTLFSQIRPVLRNYPEKRELFIKEFKEALADQNVATLIVAGLRLDEDVKSNLIPESPNSKETDSFVLHKILQKAVTDYMSKEHSEFKFIRPDYLSSTFSDNMGWFTRSVLSAVMHSVYLRIVEKQKD from the coding sequence ATGAAACTGGAAACCAACATCGATTCTGTTGAAGCAAAAATTCAAGACAACAAACTGATTTTGAAATCAAAGGTCCCTTTGAAAATACTTAGTTCAGCGGTTTTAAACGGCGGCACACAGGAAGCAAACTGCATAGTGAATGTTCAAGTGGATGAATCCACAGGAAGTGATGTTGACGATGAGGTTCACAGGGATGCCAAAGACTATTTGTTGGATGAAACAGCAAAAACTGGAATCCCAAAAGACAATGTTGTTGCCATAATGACTGCTGCGCGGATGAAAAACGTAGAAGCAATTACAGAAAAGTTTCATGACCTCACCTTAACAACCTTTGTTACTGCAGGGGCATATTTTGCTGCGACTCCAGGAGATGAAGTGGCATCTAAACAGATTGCCTTTCCTCCAAAGAAATGGGGAACCATCAACACAATCATGGTAATTGATGCAAACCTTACCGAGAGTTGTATGGTTAACGCCATTGTTTCAGCAACAGAGGCAAAAGCATCAGCATTAAGGGAGCTTGACCTTCGAAGCCGTTTTTCAGGAGAAATCGCCACTGGAACAGTAACAGATGGCATAGTAATAGCATGCACAAAACGGGGAAACCCAATAAAATACGCAGGCAGCGGCACAGTAATGGGAGAACTAATTGGAAAATCAGTGAAAGCCGCCCTCAAATCAGCCATTTTCAAACAAGAAAACATGTACTCCAACCGCTTGCTCACAAGAAGATTAGAAGAAAGGGGAATAACAGTTGAAAACTTGACAACTTTGTTTTCCCAGATTCGTCCAGTTCTTAGAAATTACCCTGAAAAAAGGGAGTTGTTCATTAAAGAATTCAAGGAAGCTTTGGCCGACCAAAATGTCGCAACTTTAATTGTTGCGGGATTGCGGCTGGATGAGGATGTGAAGTCTAATTTGATTCCGGAAAGCCCAAACAGCAAAGAAACGGACAGTTTTGTTCTTCACAAGATTTTGCAAAAGGCGGTAACTGATTACATGTCAAAAGAACATTCAGAATTCAAGTTTATTAGACCAGATTATTTGAGTTCCACCTTTTCTGATAATATGGGATGGTTTACCCGGAGTGTACTTTCTGCGGTTATGCATTCTGTTTATTTACGGATTGTAGAAAAACAAAAAGACTAA
- the mtrH gene encoding tetrahydromethanopterin S-methyltransferase subunit H, with protein sequence MYRFEKPQKIVEAGGIKLGGQPGECPTVLTASIFYIGQKIVTDKKQGLFDKEKAEALINRLDVLSDMTTNPFIVDVVGTSVESFQRYMEFVAKVTDAPIQIDAISPKLRMEAVKWAAEVGLANRIVNNSIYKGVKDKELENLKECGVKASIVLCDNPTDDTVAGKLSALEAALPLAEKAGIEGMLIDTSMSAWGIGVGAGLQAIKVIKEKYGDIGAVGTGIGNVSDTLGWVKGNFSKQVKKATDAAQNAILPMLGADWIMFGPIEFAEYVFPAVAVIDTYILTATADLGTRPYEEGKHPLFKLVG encoded by the coding sequence ATGTACAGATTCGAAAAACCACAAAAAATTGTAGAAGCCGGAGGAATAAAACTCGGTGGACAGCCTGGAGAATGTCCAACTGTTCTAACTGCTTCAATCTTTTATATTGGACAAAAAATTGTAACCGACAAAAAACAAGGCCTTTTCGACAAAGAAAAAGCTGAAGCCCTAATCAACAGACTCGATGTTCTTTCTGATATGACAACCAACCCCTTCATTGTGGACGTTGTCGGAACTTCAGTTGAATCTTTCCAAAGATACATGGAATTTGTCGCAAAAGTAACTGATGCACCAATCCAAATTGACGCAATCAGCCCAAAACTCCGAATGGAAGCAGTCAAATGGGCCGCAGAAGTTGGATTGGCCAACAGAATCGTTAACAACTCTATCTACAAAGGCGTTAAAGACAAAGAACTAGAAAACCTAAAAGAATGTGGCGTAAAAGCTTCAATTGTCTTGTGTGACAACCCAACAGACGATACTGTTGCAGGAAAGCTATCTGCACTGGAAGCTGCATTGCCTCTGGCAGAAAAAGCTGGAATCGAAGGCATGCTCATTGACACATCCATGTCCGCATGGGGCATTGGTGTAGGTGCAGGTCTTCAAGCAATCAAAGTTATCAAAGAAAAATATGGTGACATCGGAGCCGTAGGAACTGGAATCGGAAACGTTTCTGACACACTCGGATGGGTTAAAGGCAACTTCTCTAAACAGGTCAAGAAAGCAACTGACGCAGCACAAAACGCAATTTTGCCAATGCTTGGCGCAGACTGGATTATGTTTGGGCCAATCGAATTCGCAGAATATGTTTTCCCTGCGGTAGCTGTAATTGACACCTACATCCTAACTGCAACAGCAGACCTAGGAACACGCCCCTACGAAGAAGGCAAACACCCACTATTCAAACTAGTCGGTTAA
- a CDS encoding glycosyltransferase family 4 protein, with amino-acid sequence METKLKLAVFNTQPPHLYFGGVERRILETAKQLADKVDTTIYSGTKNGFKEPTTVDATTIIPCDSTDKVFPLDNWSFNRSLSKMVNKIDFDLYEAHAVSGYGFLNALRKHKITKPFIQTVHGVLADEYLQSTKTVSPSMKIKLSNFFMKRLGQIEKKAAQKATLVVTVSRYSVQKIVELYGVDEKKIRTVPNGVDLQRFKPDNDCEDAKKLVGDNNEHVVLFVGNLIPRKGLHFLVEAAKKVIKDNNKTKFVVVGDGPLKNSLISFAQQQDVFDNFAFLGKVSDSVLPQLYRYADLFVSPSVQEGQGITFLEAQASGTPVVAFNVSAITEVVKHKQTGLLVEPNNQLLGDAISELLSNDALREKMGKSGREFVSNNFSWGICAQKLFEVYCEATRI; translated from the coding sequence ATGGAAACTAAGCTGAAGTTAGCTGTCTTTAACACTCAGCCGCCTCACCTTTACTTCGGAGGAGTGGAACGCAGAATCCTAGAAACAGCAAAACAGCTCGCAGACAAAGTTGACACCACTATATACAGCGGAACAAAAAACGGCTTCAAAGAACCAACAACCGTTGATGCCACCACTATTATTCCATGCGACTCAACAGACAAAGTTTTCCCTTTAGACAACTGGTCTTTTAATCGTTCTTTATCGAAAATGGTCAACAAAATAGATTTCGACCTATACGAAGCCCACGCAGTAAGTGGTTATGGATTTTTGAATGCTTTAAGAAAACACAAAATTACCAAGCCTTTCATTCAAACTGTTCATGGAGTTTTAGCAGACGAATACCTTCAATCAACAAAAACGGTTTCACCGTCCATGAAAATTAAGCTTTCTAACTTTTTTATGAAACGACTTGGACAAATAGAGAAAAAGGCTGCCCAAAAAGCGACTTTGGTTGTTACTGTAAGCCGTTATTCTGTTCAAAAAATCGTTGAATTGTATGGAGTTGATGAAAAAAAAATCCGTACCGTTCCAAATGGTGTAGATTTGCAACGCTTTAAACCTGACAATGACTGTGAAGATGCAAAAAAATTGGTTGGAGACAACAATGAACACGTTGTGTTGTTTGTTGGCAACTTAATTCCTCGAAAAGGTCTACATTTTTTGGTTGAAGCCGCAAAAAAGGTAATCAAAGACAACAATAAAACAAAGTTTGTCGTAGTTGGAGACGGTCCCCTAAAAAACAGTTTAATTTCGTTTGCTCAACAGCAGGACGTTTTTGATAATTTTGCTTTCTTGGGTAAGGTTTCAGATTCTGTTTTGCCTCAGCTTTACCGCTATGCTGATCTTTTTGTTTCTCCCTCTGTGCAAGAAGGTCAAGGAATCACGTTCTTGGAAGCACAAGCTTCTGGAACGCCTGTTGTTGCCTTCAATGTTTCAGCAATTACTGAAGTCGTAAAACACAAACAAACTGGATTGCTTGTTGAACCCAACAACCAGTTACTAGGTGATGCAATTTCTGAGCTTTTATCTAATGACGCTTTACGAGAAAAAATGGGAAAATCTGGTCGTGAATTTGTTAGTAACAATTTTTCTTGGGGTATTTGCGCTCAAAAACTGTTTGAAGTATATTGTGAAGCAACACGTATCTAG
- a CDS encoding carbon-nitrogen hydrolase family protein — protein sequence MKVSLVHMQISESPDENIKTAERMLYKAADEGSKLICLPEYFPFPASVEDQNEIETISEQTHEPAVNMLKSVSKDVDAYIVGGTVFEKFRDNYYNTNLFLKNGKILGKFHKMHLTDWEKRVGLHVGSSFKVYETEYCKVGILICADVFYPRTVKSLVSRGAEVIFLPVSASRTHPHVKGHPITTKRAEENKIFILKNGNTRSRSKGGNSAIISPWGMLSHAKDEINTKLVSAELDITKLRKFRRATAE from the coding sequence ATGAAAGTTAGTTTGGTTCATATGCAAATCAGCGAATCTCCCGACGAGAACATAAAAACTGCAGAAAGAATGCTATACAAAGCCGCCGATGAGGGCTCTAAACTTATTTGTTTGCCAGAATATTTTCCGTTCCCTGCAAGCGTAGAAGACCAAAACGAAATCGAAACAATATCAGAGCAGACCCACGAACCAGCAGTTAACATGTTAAAGAGCGTCTCGAAAGATGTTGACGCTTACATTGTTGGAGGCACAGTTTTTGAAAAATTCAGGGATAATTACTACAACACGAACTTGTTTTTGAAAAATGGAAAGATACTGGGAAAATTTCACAAAATGCATCTTACGGATTGGGAAAAACGGGTAGGATTGCATGTTGGTAGCAGCTTCAAAGTTTACGAAACCGAATACTGCAAAGTTGGAATCCTGATATGTGCAGACGTTTTCTATCCCCGAACAGTTAAAAGCTTGGTTTCTAGGGGCGCAGAAGTTATTTTCCTACCTGTTTCTGCCTCAAGAACCCACCCCCACGTAAAAGGTCACCCCATTACCACCAAACGGGCAGAAGAAAACAAAATTTTCATTCTGAAAAACGGCAACACAAGATCCCGATCCAAAGGAGGAAACAGCGCCATAATTTCCCCATGGGGAATGCTCAGCCACGCAAAAGACGAAATAAACACAAAACTTGTTTCCGCAGAGTTGGACATTACCAAACTGCGAAAATTCCGACGAGCAACAGCAGAATAA
- a CDS encoding phospholipase D-like domain-containing protein gives MDCQKNFSSQKGKRREKEPEIDVVYGVNKIVRGVSHIIKERAVKKETDFNKWTAEWRKVKNLNFSMDNRHFFLSGMDLDDFTKQLIRMAQQTILIANPFIESCYLTDALIKSAQSSTKIKIVTRCPKMKETKKTECHSKLKRTNIQLHYDNQIHSKIMVVDSSMAVISSMNFYSGSSGGASKEAGIVTMDKQVVESSAQYIQQLITFL, from the coding sequence ATGGATTGTCAGAAGAATTTTTCATCTCAAAAAGGGAAACGTCGAGAAAAAGAGCCTGAAATAGACGTTGTTTATGGCGTGAATAAGATAGTTCGTGGAGTTTCACATATCATCAAAGAAAGGGCAGTCAAAAAAGAGACTGATTTTAACAAATGGACTGCAGAGTGGAGAAAAGTAAAGAACTTGAATTTTTCAATGGATAACCGGCACTTTTTCTTAAGTGGCATGGACCTTGATGACTTTACCAAACAATTAATTCGAATGGCACAGCAAACCATTCTAATTGCTAATCCCTTTATCGAAAGCTGCTACCTCACAGATGCACTAATAAAAAGCGCTCAATCATCAACAAAAATAAAAATTGTCACTCGATGCCCAAAAATGAAAGAAACAAAAAAAACAGAATGCCACTCAAAACTAAAACGAACAAACATACAGTTGCATTATGATAACCAAATCCACTCAAAAATCATGGTTGTAGACAGCAGCATGGCTGTGATATCCTCAATGAATTTTTACAGTGGCTCATCCGGAGGAGCATCAAAAGAAGCAGGAATTGTTACAATGGACAAACAAGTCGTTGAATCATCAGCCCAATACATACAACAACTTATTACTTTTCTCTAG